A window of the Miscanthus floridulus cultivar M001 chromosome 14, ASM1932011v1, whole genome shotgun sequence genome harbors these coding sequences:
- the LOC136504993 gene encoding uncharacterized protein isoform X1 yields the protein MRLLAGRSRPPFPSVPFGLAQGRRRHRRRPVSSITSGSAARPFPNGVAPALSPIRGGAAPPLSRSTAARPRRFPDPQLRRRPLPHRWRRWRAPPKQIRPCRTSPPVLQRRRRQTASFAAWSPTASRSTLSAAYTSPPSAGAWAASIELSSAVVYDTSVHLRGEQKDVKQLLKCHGFLQ from the exons ATGCGCCTCCTGGCCGGGCGTTCTCGGCCGCCTTTCCCCAGTGTGCCATTCGGCCTCGCGCAGGGGAGGCGTAGGCACCGACGGCGGCCCGTCTCTTCCATCACCAGCGGCAGCGCGGCCCGTCCCTTCCCCAACGGCGTGGCCCCCGCCCTTTCTCCGATCCGCGGCGGCGCGGCCCCTCCGCTTTCCCGATCCACGGCGGCGCGGCCCCGCCGCTTCCCCGACCCACAGCTGCGACGACGTCCTCTCCCCCACCGGTGGCGGCGCTGGCGTGCCCCTCCAAAGCAGATCCGGCCATGTCGCACCTCCCCTCCCGTCCTTCAGCGACGGCGACGTCAGACAGCCTCCTTTGCCGCCTGGTCTCCGACGGCTTCACGCTCTACCCTCTCCGCAGCCTATACCTCGCCTCCCAG TGCAGGAGCTTGGGCGGCGTCCATTGAGCTTAGCTCAGCAGTGGTGTATGACACATCAGTGCACCTGAGGGGTGAGCAGAAGGACGTCAAGCAGCTGCTCAAG TGTCATGGATTTCTTCAGTAA
- the LOC136504993 gene encoding uncharacterized protein isoform X2, with protein sequence MRLLAGRSRPPFPSVPFGLAQGRRRHRRRPVSSITSGSAARPFPNGVAPALSPIRGGAAPPLSRSTAARPRRFPDPQLRRRPLPHRWRRWRAPPKQIRPCRTSPPVLQRRRRQTASFAAWSPTASRSTLSAAYTSPPSAGAWAASIELSSAVVYDTSVHLRGEQKDVKQLLKVSQGRGQIQQVPGLVGASKAWLHGLPLRSSLV encoded by the exons ATGCGCCTCCTGGCCGGGCGTTCTCGGCCGCCTTTCCCCAGTGTGCCATTCGGCCTCGCGCAGGGGAGGCGTAGGCACCGACGGCGGCCCGTCTCTTCCATCACCAGCGGCAGCGCGGCCCGTCCCTTCCCCAACGGCGTGGCCCCCGCCCTTTCTCCGATCCGCGGCGGCGCGGCCCCTCCGCTTTCCCGATCCACGGCGGCGCGGCCCCGCCGCTTCCCCGACCCACAGCTGCGACGACGTCCTCTCCCCCACCGGTGGCGGCGCTGGCGTGCCCCTCCAAAGCAGATCCGGCCATGTCGCACCTCCCCTCCCGTCCTTCAGCGACGGCGACGTCAGACAGCCTCCTTTGCCGCCTGGTCTCCGACGGCTTCACGCTCTACCCTCTCCGCAGCCTATACCTCGCCTCCCAG TGCAGGAGCTTGGGCGGCGTCCATTGAGCTTAGCTCAGCAGTGGTGTATGACACATCAGTGCACCTGAGGGGTGAGCAGAAGGACGTCAAGCAGCTGCTCAAG GTAAGCCAGGGCAGAGGGCAGATCCAGCAGGTCCCTGGTCTGGTTGGAGCATCGAAAGCGTGGCTGCACGGACTTCCTCTCCGATCTTCCTTGGTTTGA